The Chitiniphilus purpureus sequence CGCTGCTGCATACGGTGCGCGGCGCGGGCTACCGGCTGGGCGAAGCGTCCTGATGGCGCATCTGCCCGGCAGCCCCTGGCCCGCCAACCGGTTCTACACCACCGCCAGCCCATTCAACCGCTTTGTGCTGATCCTGCCGCTGATCATGCTGCTGGCGATGGGCGCGTTCGTACTGCTGACCTACCGCGAAGCACAGGGGGCGTTGCTGGATGAGTTCCGCGTGGCACTGCGCGAGGAGGTCTCCAACCTGGAGACGGTCTACCGCGAAGAGGGTCTGCAGGCGTTGCGCCAGTCGATCGACCGGCGTGCCAAGATCGGCGAGGCCGAACATACCATCTACCTGCTGACCGCTGCTGACGGCCGGCGGCTTGCCGGCAACATCGACGGCTGGCCGGCCGGCGTGCCGGCCGCGGACGAGCGTTCGGTGACGTTTTCCGACCCACTGGACGGCAGCACGGTGGCGGCCGAGGTGTTTCTGCTCTACGGCGATCTGCGCCTGCTGGTGGGGCGGCGCGCGATCTACGAGCAGGTGGGCGAGCACCTGCTGCGCAACTACCTGTGGCTGTCCGGCACCATGATCGTCGCCTCGCTGGCATGCGGCTGGGGTTTCACGCGGCTGATCCGGCGACGCCTGGGGACCATTGTCAGCACCGCACGCACCATCCGCGCCGATGCCACCAGCAACCGCGTGCCGATGGGCCACAGCGGCGACGAGATCGACGCGCTGATCGTCGAGCTGAATGCCATGCTCGACAAGCAGGACAAGCTCATTGTCTATGCCCGTCAATCGTCGTTTGCCATCGCGCACGACCTGCGTCATCCGCTGTCGCACCTGCGCAACTCACTCTCGGACGTCGCCGGCGAGCTGCGTGGTTTGTCACAGGCCGAGCACGTCAACGCGCTGATCGGTGACGTGGACCATATCCTGGCGGTGTTCGCCGCGCTGATGCGGCTGGGCCGGCTGGAGTCGGGCGCGCAGGTGCTGGTGCGCCGCCCGCTCATGCTCTCGGCGCTGGCCGCCGACGTGGTCTCGCTGTACGCCCCGCTTGCCGAAGAGCATGGGCGCAAGCTGGTGCTGGAGGCCGAGTCGTGCCTCGTGAGCGTCGATCGCGAGCTGGTCGGCCAGGCGCTGGCCAACCTGATCGAGAATGCGCTGCGCTACGGCGAAGGTGAGGTGCGTGTGCTGGTGATGCAGCATGGCGACGATGCCACCATCTCGGTACGCGACCATGGCCCGGGCATTCCGGCCGTGCAGCGCGAGCGCGTGACCGATCCCTTCTACCGGCTGGAGTCGAGTCGGCATTCGCCGGGCAGCGGTCTGGGTCTGGCGCTGGTCAAGGTGATCGCCGAGGCGCATGGCGGCCGGTTGCAGCTGCTGCCGGGCGAGCCGGGCCTGCTGGCGGTGATGCACCTGCACGCCGGTGAGGAAGGGCGCGCCTAGCGCGGGTATCGCCCGTCGCATCGCGGCATCAGATCAGGAACATCGTCGCCAGGCCCAGGAAGATGAAAAAGCCCATGCTGTCGGTGATTGCCGTCAGCAGCACGCTCGAACCATAGGCCGGGTCGCGTCCCAGCTTCTGCATCGAGAGCGGCACCAGGATGGCTGCCAGCGCGGCCACCTGCAGGCTCAGCACCATGGCGCCCATCATCACGAGGCCCAGCGGTGGTTGCCGGTACAGCCACCCCGCAATCAGCCCCAGCGCCGCGCCCCAGACCATGCCGTTGAGCAGGGCGATGCCCATTTCCTTGGCGATCAGCCGGCGTGCATTGCCGCCGGTGATCTGGCCCAGTGCCAGCCCGCGGATGATCAGGGTCATGGT is a genomic window containing:
- a CDS encoding sensor histidine kinase translates to MAHLPGSPWPANRFYTTASPFNRFVLILPLIMLLAMGAFVLLTYREAQGALLDEFRVALREEVSNLETVYREEGLQALRQSIDRRAKIGEAEHTIYLLTAADGRRLAGNIDGWPAGVPAADERSVTFSDPLDGSTVAAEVFLLYGDLRLLVGRRAIYEQVGEHLLRNYLWLSGTMIVASLACGWGFTRLIRRRLGTIVSTARTIRADATSNRVPMGHSGDEIDALIVELNAMLDKQDKLIVYARQSSFAIAHDLRHPLSHLRNSLSDVAGELRGLSQAEHVNALIGDVDHILAVFAALMRLGRLESGAQVLVRRPLMLSALAADVVSLYAPLAEEHGRKLVLEAESCLVSVDRELVGQALANLIENALRYGEGEVRVLVMQHGDDATISVRDHGPGIPAVQRERVTDPFYRLESSRHSPGSGLGLALVKVIAEAHGGRLQLLPGEPGLLAVMHLHAGEEGRA